In Tessaracoccus flavus, the following are encoded in one genomic region:
- a CDS encoding Gfo/Idh/MocA family oxidoreductase translates to MIGFQRRFDPSMAKAKRLLEEGSIGELNQVNIISRDPGPPPASYIAQSGGIFKDMTIHDFDLGRFYMGEIESVTAFGQELLPEVTEAGDYSAGVVVLRGKDGAITTVTFNRKCATGYDQRIELHGSEGSLRMENQTETSLTVFSTSAAAAQEPYLNFFLTRYAAAYRNELTAFIDAINNGTPVSPTVADGVAALVIAEAAAESARTGATVTL, encoded by the coding sequence ATGATCGGGTTCCAGCGCCGGTTCGACCCCTCGATGGCGAAGGCCAAGCGACTGCTGGAGGAGGGGTCGATCGGCGAGCTGAACCAGGTCAACATCATCTCCCGCGACCCCGGCCCGCCGCCTGCCTCCTACATCGCGCAGTCCGGTGGCATCTTCAAGGACATGACGATCCACGATTTCGATCTGGGCCGCTTCTACATGGGTGAGATCGAGTCGGTCACCGCCTTCGGCCAGGAGCTACTCCCTGAGGTCACCGAGGCCGGCGACTACAGCGCCGGTGTCGTGGTCCTGCGAGGCAAGGACGGCGCCATCACGACGGTGACGTTCAACCGGAAGTGCGCCACAGGGTACGACCAGCGCATCGAGCTGCACGGCTCCGAGGGATCGCTGCGGATGGAGAACCAGACCGAGACGTCGCTCACCGTGTTCTCGACGAGTGCCGCCGCAGCCCAGGAGCCGTACCTCAACTTCTTCCTGACGCGGTACGCCGCGGCCTACCGGAACGAGTTGACCGCTTTCATCGACGCGATCAACAACGGCACGCCAGTCTCCCCCACGGTCGCCGACGGCGTCGCAGCTCTCGTCATCGCCGAGGCGGCCGCCGAGTCCGCTCGGACTGGAGCCACCGTCACCCTCTGA
- a CDS encoding Gfo/Idh/MocA family protein, producing the protein MLRVAVIGAGRIGRVHSEAIASHPQATLVLVCDPIGTAAEDLAASYGARSCKDASEVFADPEVDAVVIGSPSTFHAEHLLAAARAGKAVLCEKPVAISVEEGRKLEADLAQFDHPRS; encoded by the coding sequence ATGCTGCGAGTTGCAGTCATCGGCGCCGGCCGCATCGGCCGCGTGCACTCTGAGGCCATCGCGTCTCACCCCCAGGCAACGCTCGTCCTCGTCTGCGATCCCATCGGGACCGCCGCCGAGGACCTTGCGGCCAGCTACGGAGCCCGCAGCTGCAAGGACGCTTCGGAGGTCTTCGCCGACCCCGAGGTGGACGCCGTTGTCATCGGGTCGCCCTCGACGTTCCACGCCGAGCACCTCCTCGCCGCCGCCCGCGCCGGCAAGGCCGTGCTCTGCGAGAAGCCGGTGGCCATCTCCGTCGAGGAGGGCCGGAAGCTGGAGGCCGATCTCGCGCAGTTCGACCATCCCCGATCATGA
- a CDS encoding transaldolase family protein: MTDQYTPGPLLEAARNTPTALWNDSSDLEELKQSISFGGVGATCNPVIAYTTISQHLDVWKPRIKAIADANPTWGESEIGWQAVKDMSIEAAEILKPIYDEHKGRNGRLSVQTDPRLHRDAKALADQAEEFHQLAENIVVKIPATKTGLEAIEDATSRGVSINVTVSFSVPQAVRAAEAIERGLQKREAEGHDVSEMGPVVTIMVGRLDDWLKHVVARDKLFIDPSALEWAGVACMKKAYQIFKERGFRARVLSAAFRNVHHWSELVGGDLVVSPPFKWQQIINGSDYEPTSRIEEPVRQEYLDELMKIEDFRRAYDVDGMTLEEFEEFGPTRKTLRQFLQADADLDALVRDVLVPAP; the protein is encoded by the coding sequence ATGACCGACCAGTACACCCCAGGGCCGTTGCTCGAGGCTGCCCGCAACACACCCACCGCGCTGTGGAACGACTCTTCCGACCTCGAAGAGCTCAAGCAGTCGATCTCCTTCGGCGGCGTTGGGGCCACCTGCAACCCGGTGATCGCCTACACCACCATTTCGCAGCACCTCGACGTGTGGAAGCCACGCATCAAGGCGATCGCGGACGCGAACCCGACGTGGGGCGAGTCCGAGATCGGTTGGCAGGCAGTCAAGGACATGTCCATCGAGGCAGCCGAAATCCTCAAGCCCATCTACGACGAGCACAAGGGCCGCAACGGTCGACTCTCCGTGCAGACGGATCCCCGCCTCCATCGCGACGCCAAGGCGCTCGCCGACCAGGCAGAAGAGTTCCACCAGCTCGCTGAGAACATCGTGGTGAAGATCCCCGCCACCAAGACCGGACTGGAAGCCATCGAAGACGCGACCTCCCGCGGAGTCAGCATCAACGTCACCGTCTCCTTCAGCGTTCCGCAGGCGGTACGTGCCGCCGAGGCCATCGAACGTGGTCTGCAGAAGCGCGAGGCTGAGGGCCACGACGTCTCGGAGATGGGCCCCGTCGTGACCATCATGGTGGGCCGTCTCGACGACTGGCTGAAGCATGTGGTCGCGCGCGACAAGCTCTTCATCGACCCGTCTGCACTCGAGTGGGCAGGCGTCGCCTGCATGAAGAAGGCCTATCAGATCTTCAAGGAGCGCGGCTTCCGGGCCCGCGTGCTGTCGGCGGCCTTCCGCAACGTGCACCACTGGTCTGAACTCGTGGGCGGCGACCTCGTCGTGTCTCCCCCGTTCAAGTGGCAGCAGATCATCAACGGCTCCGACTACGAGCCGACCTCACGCATCGAGGAGCCTGTCCGTCAGGAGTACCTGGACGAGCTGATGAAGATCGAGGACTTCCGCCGCGCCTACGACGTCGACGGCATGACGCTCGAAGAGTTCGAGGAGTTCGGGCCCACGCGGAAGACGCTGCGCCAGTTCCTCCAGGCCGACGCCGATCTCGACGCGCTCGTCCGTGACGTCCTCGTCCCCGCCCCCTGA
- the iolB gene encoding 5-deoxy-glucuronate isomerase has product MSDNDKYVIRAGSTANGQYETDVSAQRAGWEWCSIRVLALSAGGAEALDSGEQELLVLPLQGGCVVEIDGREYELAGRTEVWTSITDYLYVPRHTAFTIRSADGGRFALPGSKATQDLPVRYCPASEVLTGLRGAGNCSRQVNNYALGNDVETSHLLVCEVLTPGGNWSSYPPHKHDEHTDVERVLEEIYYYEVRPAANGTTGMALQRIYPSPAGEIDVCAEVHSRDVVIMPFGYHGPSVAAPGYDLYYLNVMAGPAEGAAWLMTDDPHYTWLRQEWETDEVDPRLPMTPLNTQE; this is encoded by the coding sequence ATGAGCGACAACGACAAGTACGTGATCCGGGCGGGAAGCACGGCCAACGGGCAGTACGAGACAGATGTCAGCGCGCAGCGCGCCGGCTGGGAATGGTGCTCCATCCGCGTGCTGGCTCTTTCCGCCGGCGGTGCCGAGGCGCTCGACTCCGGCGAGCAGGAACTGCTCGTGCTGCCGTTGCAGGGTGGGTGCGTCGTCGAGATCGACGGTCGGGAGTACGAGCTCGCAGGACGGACCGAGGTGTGGACCTCCATCACCGACTACCTCTACGTACCTCGCCACACCGCGTTCACCATCAGGAGCGCCGATGGTGGTCGGTTCGCCCTTCCCGGCTCCAAGGCCACCCAGGATCTGCCCGTCCGGTACTGCCCGGCGTCCGAGGTGCTGACGGGGCTTCGGGGCGCCGGCAACTGCTCCCGCCAGGTCAACAACTACGCCCTCGGTAACGATGTGGAGACGTCCCACCTGCTCGTGTGCGAGGTGCTGACCCCGGGCGGCAACTGGTCCAGCTACCCGCCTCACAAGCATGACGAGCACACCGACGTTGAGCGGGTCCTTGAGGAGATCTACTACTACGAAGTACGTCCCGCGGCCAACGGCACCACCGGCATGGCCCTCCAGCGGATCTACCCGTCCCCGGCCGGCGAGATCGACGTGTGCGCGGAGGTGCATTCCCGCGACGTGGTCATCATGCCGTTCGGGTACCACGGCCCGTCGGTGGCTGCTCCCGGCTACGACCTGTACTACCTCAATGTCATGGCGGGCCCTGCCGAGGGCGCAGCGTGGCTGATGACAGACGATCCGCACTACACCTGGCTGCGCCAGGAGTGGGAGACCGACGAGGTCGATCCGCGGCTCCCGATGACCCCCCTCAACACCCAGGAGTGA
- the iolD gene encoding 3D-(3,5/4)-trihydroxycyclohexane-1,2-dione acylhydrolase (decyclizing) encodes MSETVRLTVGQAVIRFLVHQYVESDGEEMRLIAGAFGIFGHGNVAGIGQALLQNELDPDADGGHMPYIMPRNEQGMVNAAAAYAKSMNRRQTWMCTSSIGPGALNMVTGAAVATTNRLPVLLFPSDQFATRYPDPVLQQVEDPASPLTAATDCFRPVSRFFDRIERPEQLVPSLMAAMRVLTDPVDTGAVTVALPQDVQAEAFDFPVEFFAKRVWRIRRPAPEQVAIERAAEIIRGAKKPLVVAGGGVIYSLASEELRAFASATGIPVSDTQAGKGAINFDHECAVGGVGSTGAKSANLLAEEADVVIGIGTRYSDFTTASHTQFRNPDVKFVNINVGAFDAAKHAAEMVVADAREALVSLTAALDGYRVDEEYTGRIAELREEWARLTDECYHRDHGPLPAQTEVFGALNELMGDDDVVINAAGSMPGDLQALWRAKTPKQYHLEYAFSCMGYEIPAAMGVKLALPDSEVVAIVGDGTYQMLPMEIATIVQEGLKVIFVLLQNHGFASIGGLSESHGSQRFGTRYRKGGGEAHNAEGELLPVDIAANAESWGIKVLRVNGIEEFKAAYQEAAAYDRSVMIHIETDLMGPNPPGTSWWDVPISETSRISSTQEAREWYEEKKQPQRHYLR; translated from the coding sequence ATGTCCGAAACAGTGAGACTGACAGTCGGCCAGGCCGTCATCCGCTTCCTCGTCCACCAGTACGTCGAGAGCGATGGGGAGGAGATGCGGCTCATCGCGGGCGCCTTCGGCATCTTCGGCCATGGCAACGTCGCGGGCATCGGGCAGGCGCTGCTGCAGAACGAACTCGATCCCGACGCCGACGGCGGGCACATGCCCTACATCATGCCGCGCAACGAGCAGGGGATGGTCAACGCGGCAGCCGCCTACGCGAAGTCGATGAACCGGCGCCAGACGTGGATGTGCACGTCCTCGATCGGCCCCGGTGCGCTCAACATGGTGACCGGTGCAGCCGTCGCCACCACGAACCGCCTGCCCGTGTTGCTGTTCCCGTCGGACCAGTTCGCAACGCGCTACCCCGACCCGGTGCTGCAGCAGGTCGAGGACCCCGCCTCGCCGTTGACGGCGGCCACGGACTGCTTCCGCCCCGTATCGCGGTTCTTCGACCGGATCGAACGCCCTGAGCAGCTCGTCCCGTCGCTGATGGCGGCGATGCGTGTGCTCACCGACCCCGTCGACACGGGCGCCGTTACCGTGGCACTGCCCCAGGACGTCCAGGCCGAGGCCTTCGATTTCCCCGTCGAGTTCTTCGCCAAGCGCGTGTGGCGGATCCGTCGCCCGGCGCCGGAGCAGGTTGCCATCGAGCGGGCGGCCGAGATCATCCGGGGCGCGAAGAAGCCTCTCGTTGTTGCCGGGGGCGGCGTGATCTACTCCCTGGCAAGCGAGGAGCTGCGTGCGTTCGCGTCGGCCACCGGCATCCCCGTCTCCGATACCCAGGCCGGCAAGGGCGCGATCAACTTCGACCACGAGTGCGCCGTCGGCGGTGTGGGCTCGACCGGTGCGAAGTCGGCCAACCTCCTGGCCGAGGAGGCCGACGTCGTGATCGGCATCGGGACCCGCTATTCGGACTTCACCACGGCCTCCCACACGCAGTTCCGCAACCCGGACGTGAAATTCGTCAACATCAACGTGGGCGCCTTCGACGCTGCCAAGCACGCCGCCGAAATGGTCGTGGCCGACGCCCGGGAGGCCCTCGTCAGCCTCACCGCCGCACTCGACGGCTACCGGGTCGACGAGGAGTACACAGGCCGGATCGCGGAGCTGCGCGAGGAGTGGGCCCGCCTCACCGACGAGTGCTACCACCGCGATCACGGACCTCTGCCGGCGCAGACCGAGGTGTTCGGGGCCCTGAACGAACTCATGGGCGACGACGACGTGGTCATCAACGCGGCCGGCTCCATGCCCGGCGACCTGCAGGCCCTCTGGCGCGCGAAGACGCCGAAGCAGTACCACCTCGAGTACGCCTTCAGCTGCATGGGCTACGAGATCCCCGCTGCGATGGGCGTCAAGCTCGCGCTGCCGGACTCCGAGGTGGTCGCCATCGTCGGCGACGGCACCTACCAGATGCTCCCCATGGAGATCGCGACCATCGTGCAGGAGGGTCTGAAGGTCATCTTCGTGCTCCTCCAGAACCACGGCTTCGCGTCCATCGGTGGACTATCTGAGTCGCACGGCTCTCAGCGCTTCGGCACCCGGTACCGCAAGGGCGGCGGTGAGGCGCACAACGCGGAAGGGGAGTTGCTCCCCGTCGACATCGCGGCCAACGCCGAGTCGTGGGGCATCAAGGTGCTCCGCGTCAACGGCATCGAAGAGTTCAAGGCCGCTTACCAGGAGGCAGCGGCGTACGACCGCTCGGTGATGATCCACATCGAAACCGACCTGATGGGCCCCAACCCTCCTGGAACCAGCTGGTGGGACGTCCCGATCTCGGAGACGTCGCGCATCAGCTCCACGCAGGAAGCGCGGGAGTGGTACGAGGAGAAGAAGCAGCCTCAGCGCCACTACCTTCGGTGA
- a CDS encoding PIG-L family deacetylase, giving the protein MTVKKRFLALGAIAALAFGFAVPATAEESLPTQPSSTTEVSPNKIDVMGIWAHPDDDASFTTPCGVWNDLYDVSCGVIMLTRGEGGSNSVGNEAGPDLGLRRENEDRASHYRSGTVDIYNIDAVDFFYNTSAALTEEVWGSERIQRQVVHVIRQTQPEILTGFSPSPAGHGNHQYAGRVIWEAAAMAADPSVFPEQLTGPHAVDPWTVKMITSGASTAGEGGVAGPECNAGFVPAPTNPFTVVGTWTGHNSPYVWLEGNLQGQEPGTPMTWAQVGREGNRGHPTQARTKLTEVWDPSCQRYGIAHSIVPFQPNGDPDNARDDAILFGSVIQDPGGFPLGSTYMIDVEDYFQAPGEPFELTVSSRSAAGTIAAGTVTLNLPEGWTYTVAEGQPAQFGPIRTYATSSQTFIVTPDAEADLARYRVSASFDNGNVTAYNDTRVELVAGVEGRFQRWGNYAEYEEWAAEFTWVAGRARAERQIGAGESITIPVVVSNRTAASQSGSVTIDTAAPLVVNPASASFTDLAPGGETTVELVVTHTDVADAGGRTVDVPITTTTDTTTSIESLRLYVVPTTVIPKAEVAPTVDGAADDAGYGPELNIGRRWEGRECQPDGTDCGTGSTVKLAWHGDDLYAVAYVVDDVASAAAPPERCFGHWLVDSVEFLLDPMSGSRDTSTTFKSGVMPFTDDPSGAAGQGVDGPCWSRDADNHQGFSSGPLAATVEGAPNAPGQQVAVDVTRTAEGLYAGGGYTVEVKLPLANLPAAVVSSLAPTGNQATNTVDPRYLGLNVTPYDSDVQTFIGKTRTAWSPFGSQQSEPYRWGHAYLAGYTAPATRPSEPVTARIPDTALKGVESPQSIYQSAVRGVTIAGLPATTGLSIDEVSLVDGTLNLDVTATEAGTVRAYVYLGNPGFTPVWVSSCVGDTDGFSACSPDDVTTPPWSPDMGGRLVAAEVKAVSMGAGSVTIDLGDADLAELVADGSVLISFESETGVNAWYYPVPTATTTPTEPTTPVFVPTAPYTKPGLHTINGREWRTTCEPYSQTERCRTEIWASVVKRTGNTVTIERGWAFNNLTYLPYMTRAQWATNPLGHTGQWTAADGTKWRTECDTPATGGNGCRTYRWTTVYNAVRSEKGGGYDFTQENKWVVNNIVMFKAN; this is encoded by the coding sequence ATGACCGTCAAGAAACGTTTCCTCGCGCTGGGAGCCATTGCGGCTCTCGCGTTCGGCTTCGCCGTACCGGCGACGGCCGAGGAATCCCTACCCACGCAACCCTCATCAACGACGGAGGTCTCGCCCAACAAGATCGATGTCATGGGCATCTGGGCCCACCCCGACGACGACGCCAGCTTCACCACCCCCTGCGGCGTGTGGAACGACCTGTACGACGTGTCGTGCGGTGTCATCATGCTCACCAGGGGCGAAGGCGGCTCCAACTCCGTCGGCAACGAGGCTGGCCCCGACCTCGGACTGCGCCGGGAGAACGAGGACCGGGCATCCCACTACCGGTCCGGGACCGTCGACATCTACAACATCGATGCAGTCGACTTCTTCTACAACACGAGTGCCGCCCTCACCGAGGAGGTGTGGGGCTCCGAACGCATCCAGCGCCAGGTCGTTCACGTCATCCGCCAGACCCAACCCGAGATCCTCACCGGCTTCTCGCCGTCTCCGGCTGGTCACGGCAACCATCAGTACGCGGGTCGGGTGATCTGGGAGGCAGCCGCCATGGCCGCCGACCCCAGCGTCTTCCCCGAGCAGCTCACCGGCCCCCACGCCGTCGACCCCTGGACGGTGAAGATGATCACGTCCGGAGCGAGCACCGCCGGAGAGGGCGGCGTCGCCGGCCCGGAATGCAATGCCGGCTTCGTACCCGCACCCACCAATCCGTTCACCGTGGTCGGCACCTGGACCGGGCACAACTCACCCTACGTGTGGCTGGAGGGCAATCTTCAGGGCCAGGAGCCGGGCACGCCCATGACTTGGGCGCAGGTGGGACGTGAGGGCAACCGGGGCCACCCGACCCAGGCCCGCACCAAGCTGACAGAGGTCTGGGATCCGAGCTGCCAGCGCTACGGCATCGCCCACTCGATCGTCCCCTTCCAGCCGAACGGGGACCCCGACAACGCCCGCGACGACGCCATCCTCTTCGGTTCGGTGATCCAGGATCCCGGGGGCTTCCCGCTGGGTTCGACCTACATGATCGACGTCGAGGACTACTTCCAGGCACCCGGTGAGCCGTTCGAACTCACGGTGTCCAGCCGATCAGCCGCAGGCACCATCGCCGCGGGCACCGTCACACTGAACCTTCCCGAAGGTTGGACCTACACGGTTGCCGAAGGGCAACCCGCGCAGTTCGGACCTATCCGCACGTACGCCACGTCGAGTCAAACCTTCATCGTGACGCCGGATGCAGAGGCCGATCTCGCCCGGTACCGGGTCTCGGCCTCCTTCGACAACGGCAACGTGACCGCCTACAACGACACGCGAGTCGAACTCGTCGCAGGTGTCGAGGGCAGGTTCCAGCGCTGGGGCAACTACGCCGAGTACGAGGAGTGGGCTGCAGAGTTCACCTGGGTTGCCGGCCGCGCCCGCGCCGAACGCCAGATCGGTGCCGGAGAATCCATCACGATCCCGGTGGTCGTCAGCAACCGCACCGCAGCCTCCCAGAGCGGCAGCGTGACGATTGACACTGCCGCACCGCTCGTCGTGAATCCGGCGAGCGCGTCCTTCACGGACCTGGCGCCGGGAGGGGAGACCACCGTGGAGCTGGTCGTCACGCACACCGACGTCGCCGATGCGGGCGGCCGGACCGTCGACGTTCCCATCACCACGACCACCGATACCACCACCAGCATTGAGAGCCTCCGGCTGTACGTCGTCCCCACCACTGTCATCCCCAAGGCTGAGGTGGCTCCCACCGTCGACGGCGCTGCCGACGACGCTGGCTACGGTCCGGAGTTGAACATCGGCCGTCGCTGGGAGGGCCGCGAATGTCAGCCCGATGGCACGGACTGCGGCACCGGAAGCACCGTGAAGCTGGCCTGGCACGGCGACGACCTCTACGCGGTCGCGTACGTCGTCGACGACGTCGCCAGCGCGGCTGCCCCGCCCGAGCGATGCTTCGGCCACTGGCTGGTCGACTCCGTCGAATTCCTCCTCGACCCGATGTCCGGCTCGCGCGACACATCGACGACGTTCAAGAGCGGTGTCATGCCGTTCACCGACGATCCCTCCGGCGCCGCCGGGCAGGGTGTGGACGGTCCCTGCTGGAGCCGGGACGCCGACAACCACCAGGGCTTCTCCTCCGGTCCGCTCGCCGCGACGGTGGAGGGCGCTCCGAACGCTCCCGGCCAGCAGGTTGCCGTCGACGTGACCCGCACCGCTGAGGGGCTCTACGCCGGCGGAGGCTACACCGTCGAGGTGAAGCTTCCCCTGGCCAACCTGCCAGCGGCTGTGGTGAGCAGCCTCGCCCCGACCGGTAATCAGGCCACCAACACCGTCGACCCCCGGTACCTCGGGCTCAACGTGACCCCCTACGACTCTGACGTGCAGACGTTCATCGGCAAGACCCGGACTGCCTGGTCGCCGTTCGGCAGCCAGCAGTCCGAGCCCTACCGTTGGGGGCACGCGTACCTGGCTGGCTACACCGCACCGGCGACCCGGCCAAGCGAGCCGGTCACAGCGCGGATCCCGGACACCGCGCTCAAGGGAGTCGAGTCGCCGCAGAGCATCTACCAGTCCGCGGTGCGCGGCGTCACGATCGCCGGCCTGCCGGCGACAACCGGGCTGAGCATCGATGAGGTTTCCCTTGTGGACGGCACACTGAACCTCGACGTCACCGCCACGGAGGCCGGAACCGTTCGGGCCTACGTCTATCTCGGCAACCCCGGGTTTACTCCGGTGTGGGTGAGCAGCTGCGTCGGCGACACCGACGGCTTCTCAGCCTGCTCCCCCGACGACGTGACCACCCCACCGTGGTCACCCGACATGGGCGGCAGACTGGTGGCGGCGGAGGTCAAGGCCGTGAGCATGGGAGCGGGATCCGTGACCATCGATCTCGGCGACGCAGACCTCGCCGAACTGGTTGCGGACGGATCGGTGCTCATCTCGTTCGAGTCCGAGACAGGGGTGAACGCGTGGTACTACCCCGTGCCCACCGCAACGACGACGCCGACCGAGCCGACCACCCCGGTGTTCGTGCCCACCGCGCCCTACACCAAGCCCGGACTGCACACCATCAACGGTCGCGAGTGGCGCACCACCTGCGAGCCCTACTCGCAGACCGAACGGTGCCGCACCGAAATCTGGGCCTCCGTCGTCAAGCGCACCGGCAACACGGTCACCATCGAACGGGGCTGGGCGTTCAACAACCTGACCTACCTGCCCTACATGACCAGGGCACAGTGGGCCACCAACCCGCTGGGCCACACCGGCCAGTGGACCGCCGCTGACGGAACCAAGTGGCGCACCGAGTGCGACACCCCCGCCACCGGCGGCAACGGCTGCCGCACCTACCGCTGGACCACCGTGTACAACGCGGTGAGGTCCGAGAAGGGTGGAGGCTACGACTTCACCCAGGAGAACAAGTGGGTGGTCAACAACATCGTGATGTTCAAAGCGAACTGA